CGTGCTCCCACATCTTCATCAACTGCACCTGGCCCACGGCTGCTACCGCCTGACGGTCCGGGATCAGCCGGGGATAGTTTTCCACGCCCAGCCTGCCCATCCCCGCGCCGACAGCTCCGCTGGAAACCAGCACCGTGGCGATTCCCTGGTTCTCCAGCTCGACAATCTGCACGGCCAGCAGGTCGATCCGCTCGCGGACAATCTGGTTGTCGATACCGGTCAGTACGCGGGTGCCGATTTTCACCACCACCCGCTCGATACCCTCGATTTTACGCCTGAGTTTCATTTGTACAAGTAATTTTCCGTCTGATAAAGTCAACCAATGAACTCCCCCCGCAACTGAAACACGAAGCAACCGATTAAATCCATCCGGGTACCATTATCACCAAGCTCGGGGAGTTGCAATATTTTTCGAACGCCTTGTTCTTTCTGCTAAAGATGCGAGGAATTCTTCAGGATTAAAACTGCCGGAAAATCAAGCCCCCAGGCAGTAGACCCGGCCATTCTCCGCGCCGACATATACCATGCCGCCCGCGATCGCCGGGCTGGAAATAATGTCGCAGCCGATCTCGAAACGCCAGGTCAGCCGGCCGGTTTCAAGCTCCAGGCCGTAAAGATAACCGTCCATGGAACCGAATACTACCGTTTTACCTGCTATCGCCGGGCTGGAATAGACAGCATCGTTGGTGCGGTAGCTCCACAACTGACGGCCGGTTTCGGCGTCAAGGCCGTAACAGCGTCCGTCCAGCGACCCGGCGGCCAATATTTTTCCGGCAAGCGCCGGAGTACAGCGGACCGGTCCCTCGGTACGGAACTGCCAGGCCAGCTTGCCTGTTTCCAGCTCGACGGCGTAGAGATGGTGGTCGTCCGAGCCGGTATAGACTATCTCTCCGCCAACGGCCGGAGAGCAGTTCAGCGGCCCCTGGGTCTTGAATCGCCAGCGGCATTGGCCGTCCGTGAGTTCAACGGCGTGAAGGTACCCGTCGCTGGCTCCTGTGCAGACAACGGCGCCGGCCAGTGTCGCGGCATAGCGCAGCTCCCCGTCGCAGTCGTGTTTCCAGAGCAGCGAGCCGTCTGTCCGGTCCAACGCGTAGAGGTGCCCATCGGATGAACCGATCAGCACCTTGTCGTCAACTTCCAGCGGGGAGGCAAACACCGGTCCCAGGGTTTGAAACGTCCAGTATGCGTTCCCGTCATCGGCGGCCAGCGCCCGCAGGCAACCGTCGCGGTTCGACCCGGCGAACACGGTGCTTTCGGCGGCGGACACCGACAGATCACCCTCATCGGAGGTCCGGGACACCCAGCGCAATTTACCGGACAGGCTGTCCACGGCGTAGAGGTTGCCGTCACGGGAGCCGCAGATACACAGACCATCGGCCACCACCGGGCTGGCGTAGAAAATCCGGTCGCCGGTTTCGAGCAGCCATTTAACCCTCTGCGGCTGATCGAGTTCATCGGCCACAAATCCCGTGCGGGATGGGTCGCGGTGAAACATCGGCCAGTCGGACACGACATGTCTCTCCTGTACAATGATATCCGGGAATTCGCCGGTTTCGCCGCGGAAGGACAGCTCAATTCAGGGGCCGAAGCGGCGGAAACTGCGAAAATCCTCGCCCATTACTTCGGAGATGTACTTCAGTACGGATACCGGCCAGACAAATTCGCTGGGAGCCACGATCAGCGCATTGTTTTCGTCATTCAACTCGCGGGAGCGATGACTGGTGATCCTGTCGAACAGGTTCTTCATCATGTCCAGGGATTCCAGCATATTACGCGGAATGTGCTGGCGCTCCACTCCCCGGCCGTCGAGCTTGAGATATGCGCTGCGAAAAACGATCGCCAGCTCGCGCAACTGCGGCGGGATACGGTCCTCATCGCCGTAAAACTCCCGCAGGTTAATCGAGGCATGTTCGTCGGCCGCGATAGTCAGGCGCGGAGATATCCTGACCGTGCCGTCCCAGCGGATTGTCTGCTCCCCTCCCTCGGCGCTGGGAGCCAGTACGAGGTAGTTCAGCAGGGTCTCATCGCTGCTCCGCAATGAGCTTCCCACCCGCAGGATTATGTCCGTTTCGCTGAAAACTTTCTGAACCATTTCCTGCCCGAATTCCATTGCATCCCTTTCTGAGTTGAATACCTCACCCGCAGAACCGTCCATTCAGACTGTAACATTAATACACAATGCGTCTTAATGCAAGCGCGGCAGGGAGTTGGAGGCGATTGACAGCGAAGACATGCGGTTCGACAGGTTCACCGGGTTTGCAAGCTAGATATCACACCCCCGGACTGGTATGCTAATTGCATTTATTCAGCACCGGAAACAACTCCCGCCCGCGGATTCATGGCCGGCGGGCAATTACACGGGATAAACCGGATGAGACCCCTGCGAATTTTCCGCTCATTAGAGCATTTTTTTCCCGTTCTGGGCCTGCTTGTGCTTTCCTGCGCCCCGGACAGCTTCGACTCCCTGCCGCTGAGCCCGCCGGCGGACAACGGGGGCGGCCAGGTGATCGTCAAGCCCGGCGGCCCGGCAGTGGAACTGGATATCAAGCTGGAGGTCAAGGAGGGAAAAGCCCGGGGTTTTCCGGACGGAACGATGCTTGCCGTTGTCAGGGACGGCGATACGAGCGACAGCACCAGCCTCTATATCGACGTCGAGATAACCAACGCGGGCGGCGACATGGTCTTCATGACCAGCGAGGTTGAAAACCTGGTATTAGCCGCGCGGGTTACGTTTGTCGACATCCCCTTCAAGAAAAACTTCAGTTACGGGAAACTCAAGCTGGTGATCGGCTGGACTGACGGCGGTCTTCAGGCAAGCGAGGTCCAGGAGTGGGAATTCGACACCGACAGTACGCTCACTTTCAGCATGCCGCTCACACGCGCCGACAGCTTCAAGGTTGCCGACAACGTGGCGGTCTACGGGGTCGAGCTGGCCGATGATCTCTTTATCCACGCCACCCGCGTGCAGCGGCTGGGCGGCAATGCTCCCGATCCCGAGGATCCTCCAGAGCTGGTTGGTTTCATCAAGCGGATCGATCGTGACGCCGACAGGCTGTATGTCTCCGGGGCCACGGTCGTGATTGCGGATTCCACGCTGATCCTCGATACGGACAGTGTCCAGATTACGCTCGATGACCTCCGGAACGGCTCCAACGAGCTGACAATCACCGGGCTGGCCTGGGGATTTTCGGATTTTATCGGCATGACCGCAAACGGCTGGGAATTCCGCCGGTTCACCGTCTATGTGGCTGAACCTGTCTCACCTTAACTTGTCCGTATCCCTGCAATCCTCCCAGGCTCCTTAAAAAGCTGCTTCCAGGCCTTGACAGCCACTAATTTTTTTTATAAAATAAGTCGTATTTTCCCCGGCTCAGAATGCTTGCAATCATCTATCGCATTGTTTTTCGGTGTGTTACAAGCTCATCAGCTTGGATTTACGAGTGATTCGCAGGAGGCTCCATGCAGCGCTACTCGTACCACAGCGATTCGCTGGACGATGATTACGACGATTTCGAGGAAGAAGAACTCGAAGACGATCTGCTCGAAGATGATATCGACTACGAAGACGAGGACGAGGAGGATTCCGACGACGATCAGTATCTGGAACCGCTGGCGGAAGAAGAGAACGAACACGACGACTACGGCTGAGCGGGGTATTGAGTGTCGAGCCCCCGCCACGGCGCAGATATCCCTTTCCGGCAACCCAGTTGCGGCCTGATACGCCAGATACCGGCGGGGCAAGCCTCGCTTGCCCGTTCAACCGGCGTTAATCTTGACATATCTCCCGAAAAATCTTAATTTTGTGCCCGTCATGCGTTGACCTTTGCCGGCCGGCAAAGTTTAACATCCCGGCGGTTGTCTGAGCGGTCCGGTCTGCCGACCAGCCGCCAGAATAGTTTCCATCTTTTACCGGACACTTCGGTTACTTCCGCGTTGATCACGCAGCAATTCCGCTGGCCGGCTGGTTTGGACAGCGGTTTTTTTGTATGTAAACCGGCGATTAAACGCTGAAGTGGAGATTAAATGCAAGCCTTTGAATACATTGACGGAGAGCTTTACTGCGAGCAGGTGCCGCTGAGCAGGATTGCCGAGGAGGCCGGCACGCCGTGTTACGTATACAGCAGCCGGGCTCTGCTCGATTCCTACGAGAGTTACGACCGCGCGTTCGCCGGGGTCGATCACCTGATATGTTTCGCACTCAAGAGTAACGCCAATCTGGCCGTGGTCCACCTGATGGCCGGACAGGGCGCGGGCACGGACATAGTCAGCCGCGGCGAGCTTTTCCGCTCGCTCAGGGCCGGTGTCCCGGGCGAACGGATAGTTTACAGCGGCGTGGGCAAAACCGAAGATGAGGTCCGCTACGCGCTGGAAAACGGTATCTACTGCTTCAACGTCGAAAGCCTGCCCGAACTGGAAATGATCGACCGGGTGGCGGGCTCGATGGACCTGATCGCGCCGGTGAGCCTGCGGATCAACCCCGATGTGGAAAGCGACACCCACGAGTACACGACCACCGGCAAGAAGGAAAACAAGTTCGGCATTCCCTACGACGAGGCCCTGGCAAGTTATCGCAGGGCGGCAGCCTACGATAACCTCCGCGTGATCGGAATCGATACCCATATCGGGTCACAGATCCTCAGAACGGAGCCGTTCGTGGCGGCCTGCGAAAAAATCGCGCGCCTCTACCGTGAGCTTCAAAGCGTGGGGTTCGAGCTGGAGTTCTGCGATATCGGCGGCGGGCTGGGTATCAGTTATCGCGATGAGGTTCCCCCCACCCCGCAGCAGTTCGCCGAGGCCGTGCTGCCGGTAATCGAACCGCTGGGCTGCAAGGTGGTGGTCGAGCCGGGCCGCTCGATCAGCGGGAACGCTGGTGCGTTGCTGACCCGCGTGATCCATTACAAGCAGACCGCAGGCAAGAATTTCGCCGTGGTCGACGCGGGGATGAACGACATCATCAGACCCAGCCTCTACAACGCTTACCACCGGATCGAGCCGGTGATCCGGACCAATGGACGTGGCGAAGTGACTATCGACGTTGTCGGTCCGATCTGCGAAAGCGGCGACTGGATCGCAAAAGACCGTCCGATGACTGAAATCAGGGCCGGCGAGCTGCTCTGCGTCTACGACGCCGGGGCGTATACCGCCACGATGGCCTCGAACTACAACAGCCGTCCGCGCGGAGCCGAAGTCCTTGTTGATGGCGACCGATGGCGGATCGTGCGCCGGGCGGAATCGCTGGAAGACCTGATCCGCGGAGAGGAACTCTAAGGAGTCGAGCATGATCGATTTCGTCAAAATGCACGGGATCGGTAACGACTATATCTTTATCGAACGCCTGGAGGGCGCCCTTCCCGGCGACCTGCCGGAGCTGTCGCGCCGGATGAGCGACCGCCATTTCGGCGTCGGCGCCGACGGGCTGGTGCTGATTGTCCCCGCCGGCAACGGCAACGCCCACTGCCGGATGCGGATGTTCAATGTCGATGGCAGCGAGGCGGAGATGTGCGGCAACGCTATCCGCTGCGTGGCCAAGCTGGTCTACGAAAGCGGAAAAATTACCGACAACCCGCTCCGGATCGAAACCGGCGCGGGGCTGCTGGAGCTTGCATTGAATATCGAGGGCGGGAAAGTCGGCTCGGTGCGGGTCGACATGGGTCCGCCCCGGCTGAGTCCAGGGGAGATCGGAATCAACTTGCCCGGTGATCGCGCGCTCGAGGTCACGCTGGAGGCCGAAGGACGCGAATTCAGGCTTAACTGCGTCTCGATGGGTAATCCGCATTCGGTGATTTTCCTCGATGAACCGGTCGAGGACTTTCCGGTGGAGCGCTACGGCCGCGCTATCGAGCGTGACCCGCTGTTTGTCGACCGGACCAATGTCGAGTTTGTCAACGTGCTCGGCCCCAATCGGCTTCGCCAGCGCACCTGGGAACGCGGCAGCGGCGAGACCCTGGCCTGCGGCACCGGCGCGGCCGCGGTTGCGGTGGCCGCAATCCTGACCGGGAGAGCCGGTCCCGGCCTGATTCATATCCGTCTCAACGGCGGCGAACTGGAGTTGGAGTGGCGCGAGGGAGAGAACGTATTC
This genomic stretch from Candidatus Glassbacteria bacterium harbors:
- the lysA gene encoding diaminopimelate decarboxylase; the protein is MQAFEYIDGELYCEQVPLSRIAEEAGTPCYVYSSRALLDSYESYDRAFAGVDHLICFALKSNANLAVVHLMAGQGAGTDIVSRGELFRSLRAGVPGERIVYSGVGKTEDEVRYALENGIYCFNVESLPELEMIDRVAGSMDLIAPVSLRINPDVESDTHEYTTTGKKENKFGIPYDEALASYRRAAAYDNLRVIGIDTHIGSQILRTEPFVAACEKIARLYRELQSVGFELEFCDIGGGLGISYRDEVPPTPQQFAEAVLPVIEPLGCKVVVEPGRSISGNAGALLTRVIHYKQTAGKNFAVVDAGMNDIIRPSLYNAYHRIEPVIRTNGRGEVTIDVVGPICESGDWIAKDRPMTEIRAGELLCVYDAGAYTATMASNYNSRPRGAEVLVDGDRWRIVRRAESLEDLIRGEEL
- a CDS encoding PQQ-binding-like beta-propeller repeat protein, which translates into the protein MSDWPMFHRDPSRTGFVADELDQPQRVKWLLETGDRIFYASPVVADGLCICGSRDGNLYAVDSLSGKLRWVSRTSDEGDLSVSAAESTVFAGSNRDGCLRALAADDGNAYWTFQTLGPVFASPLEVDDKVLIGSSDGHLYALDRTDGSLLWKHDCDGELRYAATLAGAVVCTGASDGYLHAVELTDGQCRWRFKTQGPLNCSPAVGGEIVYTGSDDHHLYAVELETGKLAWQFRTEGPVRCTPALAGKILAAGSLDGRCYGLDAETGRQLWSYRTNDAVYSSPAIAGKTVVFGSMDGYLYGLELETGRLTWRFEIGCDIISSPAIAGGMVYVGAENGRVYCLGA
- a CDS encoding diaminopimelate epimerase, which codes for MDFVKMHGIGNDYIFIERLEGALPGDLPELSRRMSDRHFGVGADGLVLIVPAGNGNAHCRMRMFNVDGSEAEMCGNAIRCVAKLVYESGKITDNPLRIETGAGLLELALNIEGGKVGSVRVDMGPPRLSPGEIGINLPGDRALEVTLEAEGREFRLNCVSMGNPHSVIFLDEPVEDFPVERYGRAIERDPLFVDRTNVEFVNVLGPNRLRQRTWERGSGETLACGTGAAAVAVAAILTGRAGPGLIHIRLNGGELELEWREGENVFMTGPAEEIFRGSWPE